The DNA window CCTTGCTGATCCTGAATTGACTCAATTATGGATCGAGCATTTCGAAAAAGAGCAAGATGTCAAAGCGATGGCGATTACCACGTCTAATCCGCAAGAAGTAAATAAAATTTTGGACCTTTGCCGCAAGCTAGCACCCCACCGTGAAGAAATTGGCAAAAATATTCGCACCATGATCATGGGCATCCCAAATGTGGGCAAATCAACCATTATCAACACGCTTGCAGGTCGCACTATCGCAGTAACGGGAAACCAGCCCGCTGTCACTCGCCGTCAGCAAAGGATCAACTTACAAAACGGTATTGTACTTTCTGATACGCCAGGAATTTTGTGGCCGAAAGTAGAAAACCCACACAGCGGATTTCGCCTTGCAGCTACAGGCGCAGTTAAAGACACTGCGATGGAATATGAAGAAGTGGCTTTCTATACGGTAGAATACTTAGCCCAAGCCTATCCAGAACGCTTGAAAGAGCGTTACCAAATCGAAGAGTTGCCGCAAAGCGACATTGAGTTGATGGAAGAAATTGGTCGTAAGCGCGGCGCATTACGATCAGGTGGTCGTGTCGATTTACACAAATGTTCAGAGATTTTGCTCCATGAGCTACGTAATGGCACCTTGGGGCAAGTCACGCTTGAGCGTCCTGAAATGATTACCAAAGAGTTGGTTGAAGTCGAAATCGAAGCAACGCGTAAAGCCGAGCTTAAAGCACAAAAGAAAGAAGAACGTCGTAAACGCTATTTGAAAAACAAGCGCTGATTGAATTCTTGAATAGATGTAGAAATGGAATGACGAACGATTGATATGCAAACACCAACAAACATAATCACAGGCTTTTTAGGTTCAGGTAAAACAACCGCCATACTTAACTTGCTCAAAAACAAGCCTGCCAATGAAAATTGGGCTGTGCTGGTCAATGAATTTGGTGAAATAGGGATTGATGGCGCCATACTCACACAGCAAGGAACGCTAGTAAAACAGGTGCCGGGCGGCTGTATGTGCTGCGCTGCTGGTGTGCCTACATCTGTCGCAATTACCTCTTTGTTGCGTAGTAAGCCTGACAGATTGATCATAGAACCCACGGGATTGGGGCATGCAGACAAGATCCTCGCAACTCTTACGTCTGAGCAATTTCGTGAGCATATTGACTTAAAGGTAACTATTGCACTGGTCGATCCGCGCAATCTCTCCAATCCAAAATATCTAACTAATGATAATTTTATTGAACAGCTCAGCATTGCTGACGTCGTGATAGGAAACAAGGTAGACCTAAGTACAGCGGCAGACATAGACGCTTTCAATGATTGGGTAGCTAAACAAGATCCGCCAAAGATCGATGCACACCTTGTCGAAAACGGTCACTTCCCGATTGAAATCCTCGACAACATAAGACGTAACGATCCTAATCAGAGGGTTAATTTACATACTCATCATGGTGATATTGCTAAACCTTTGACTCTCAGTAGTGGCCAGCACGTTCTTAGGCGAGAAAATAGCGGCCAAGGCTATTACAGTTGTGGTTGGCTTTTTAGCGCACAGGTAGAATTTTGCTTTGATGAATTACTATCCATGTTATCTGACCTAACGGCTGAGCGTATCAAAGGGGTAATGAAAACGGATAAAGGGGTAATGACTCTCAATATCTCTCATGGTGTAGTTTCAGTATCAGAAGCGTCAATGTCAGCCAAAGAAAGTAGGATCGAAGTCATTGATAGCCAGAAGCTACCTTGGGAGCAGCTCGATGCCATCCTTCAGCAGCTTGCTGGCCTTTCATAAACTCTAAACAACAAAAGGCGCACCAATCAGTGCGCCTTGTCCCTCGTGACTCAATCGTGAGCTTGCGAATCAGTGCCTTCATCTTCGACATTCTGATATTAATACGAGGATTTCTGCATATTTGGGTAAAACTTTCCATATTGTGTGTAAGGATAACTTTCTCTATGCGATTAGTTCAGATTTCCTTACCCTTTAATTGTCGTTTATATCGCTCAGAGATCAAGAAAACAAGTGTGATCTTCTGCCAACAAAATAAAACTTAATGCATATACTTTTCTTGCGTATTTGAAATTCAAATTTTCACTTTTGATAGATAACTATTACTCTCTTCAAGCGTATAATCAGCCCACTGATCCCTAACACCCTAAGCGACCATTTGCTTGAGCATCGGGCGCAGCACTGATACATACTCATAACAGGGACCAAGATAAAAATGAACACCAGAGAAAAGATCAAGCAATCCTTTTTATCTAAGGTGCCAAAGGATACGATTAATCAATTTCTCTCAAAAGACAAAACACCTCTCTCTGTTCTCGCCCTTTCTTTAATAGTAGGAATATTATCTGGCCTTGTAGGTACCCTGTTTGAGATGGCGGTTCACTTTGTTTCAGACACCAGAACTGACTGGTTGAAACAAGCCATTGGTCGTTTGCTACCGCTTTGGCTTGCAGCAATCCTGATTAGTGCTGCACTGGCTTTCATCGGATATTATTTAGTTCATCGCTTTGCTCCCGAAGCCGCAGGTTCAGGCATACCTGAAATTGAAGGTGCCATGGATGGAATACGACCAGTTCGTTGGTGGCGAGTTCTACCCGTTAAATTTTTTGGCGGAATGGGCGCGTTGGGCTCGGGTATGGTTCTGGGTCGAGAAGGCCCAACAGTTCAAATGGGCGGTGCGATTGGCCGTATGGTTACTGACATATTTAAGGTCAAAAATGATGATACGCAGCACTCATTACTGGCATCTGGCGCCGCAGGAGGACTCGCCGCCGCCTTTAACGCACCACTGGCTGGTATTATGTTTGTGGTCGAAGAAATGCGACCTCAGTTTCGTTATTCACTTATTTCAATCCGTGCCGTTATTATTTCGGCAATTTCTGCCAATATTGTCTTTCGATACATCAATGGGCAGGATGCCGTCATCACCATGCCCCAATATCAACGACCAGAATTGGCAGCGCTATGGCTTTTCTTATTGCTTGGCGCAATGTTTGGTGTATTTGGTGTCGCATTCAATCGTTTGATCAATCTTTCCCAGGATCTGTTTGTAAAGCTGCACCGAAATGATCGTAAGCGGTATTTGATTACAGGCAGCTGTTTAGGCGGTTTTTTCGGTCTAATGCTGCTTTACTTGCCCGAAATAACCGGAGGGGGGATCAGTCTCATTCCTACCATTACCAATGGAGGTTATGGTGCTGGGGTTTTAATCATTCTCTTTATCGCTCGTATTTTAACTACCCTACTTTGCTTTGCTTCAGGCGCACCTGGTGGCATTTTCGCTCCTATGCTAGCGCTTGGGACTCTATTTGGTTACGCATTTGGTCTTATCGTACAAACTTTGTTTCCAGAGCTTTTAATCTCTCCGGGCATGTTCGCCATTGCAGGTATGGGGGCGCTGTTTGCCGCCACAGTAAGAGCGCCCATCACAGGTATATTATTAGTTATTGAAATGACGAATAATTACTACTTGATTTTACCTCTTATTATCACGTGTCTGGGCGCTGTCATTGTGGCTCAATTCTTAGGAGGCCAACCTATCTACAGCCAGCTTCTGCATCGAACGTTAAAAAATGAAAAGTTACGCCAAGAAGATCTACCTTGTGAGAACAAATCATAGTTGCTAATTAAGCAACTGAATTGATATCATTATAAGGTTAATCAGATTTTATTTAGGATTTACGCAGTTGAACTGGAGACGCTTTCTTAAGTTTCATAATGTTCCTCCTTCACAAGCAGCATTGTCACTGGGCATCATTGGCTTGGGGCACGCTTGGGCGTTGTATGTTCCTGAAGTGGGTGTTTTTATCCGACCCTACCTTGTTGCAATCGGCGCCTTATTACTTACTCCTGTATTAATTAAATACCTGAGTAACTATCGACTATTTTTAAACGATCTCCGTAAGCCTCTTAACGGAAGCTTACTGGCACCCATGAGTATGGCGCTGCTGGTACTCTGCGATTATTTAGCGGTTATTTCCCCTTTTATCGCCTATCCATTATGGTTTGCTGCATTGTCGCTACACCTTACTATGATGGTTCTGTTCTTTTTTTTCCAAGCTAAAAACTTTAAGCTTGCTAATATTGTTCCGAGTTGGTTCTTGTACCCTGTTGGTCTTATCAGTAGTTCATTAGCTGGCACTAAATTTGGCCACAACGTGTTTTCTGAATCTTTAGTAACTATTTGTATCGCAACCTATTTTGTCATGTTGCCTGTCGTTCTCTACAGACTGATGTTTTTGGGCAGATTGCCAAAAAGAGCGCGACCAACTCTCGCTATCATGGCGGCGCCAATCAACCTATCACTTGCGTCATACTTGGTAAACTTTCGCCAGCCAGATCCAATTCTCACAGGAGCCTTGGCGGGCATAGCCATTACCATGACATTAACCATATACCTCTGTTACTTCCGTCTCATTCGGCTTAAGTTTCAACCCTCGATTGCCGCTGTGACTTTCCCATCTGTAATTAGCGCAATTGCTATGCATCGCTTAACCAGCTTTTTCGAACAATATCATCCTCATTGGCATTGGCTGCATAAGTTTGGTTTTTTCGAACTGACTATCGCTACAGGCTTGGTCATTTGGGTTACCCTCAGATATATCAAGATGTACTGGCCTGAATTAAATCTTATAAAATCAGCTTGAAGTAATCTGAATTAAACGGAATTCAAACCAGACACTATAGCTATCTCTGCTAATGATGCGTAGCATATTGGAATCTAGGTTCTTAAGGTGCTTACAATGTTTAATGACAAAGTCCAACTAAAAATCATCAATTTAATTCATAGAGCAGACCGCAAAGCAGAGAGCGTATCTGAATTAAAAAAATGCGGTATTACTATTGATGATGAGTCATTCTTTGAAGCTTACTATAAACCAGAGTGTGGCGCGTTAGGCTGCAGTCTGAGTCATGGTAACTTAATTGCCCATTATTTATCTTACTCTTCCAGTCCATACTTGTTAGTCTTGGAAGATGACTTTGAAGTCCAAGAGTGCGAACTATTTCTTTCTAGCTTAGAGAGAGTTTTGGACTGCTCTAACGAGTGGGATGTGTTTCTTCTTGGCAATAACCAAGCCATACCTATTGCAATGATCGATGATCAACTCGGGTTTTCTCGGGTAATCAACTCACAAACCGCATCAGGCTATATTGTCCATAGAAGCTTCGCTGTTAAGCTAATGAGCACGTTTTTTGAATCTGCACTCGGTCTAGAGCATTCAAGCAAGCTCCCTCTCAAGCTCAATAAACTCGTTAGCCATCACTATTGCTTAGATATTTTATGGAAGAAGTTACAAACTGAACATAGATTCATAACAAGATTACCCGCGTTAATTAAACAACGGGCGAGTTACTCGGATATAGAGATGAAAAATGTAGATTATGGTGTTTGATTAAGAAAAGTAGGTAACTGTCAGAACATTCTTGGACAGCATGTATAATCATAGTTCGATTCTATCTAGCTCGTCAGCCATTGTTAAAATTCGATTGCAATTCAATCTGTCATTATAATCAAAGAAGACATGTTCATCATTTAGATAGGTTATCTCATCATTTATTATTTTTTCAATATTTTCAATAACTTCGTCGCTATTATTACATGATGCCAAGAAAGGTGTTTCTTTATCCGTAATCATTTCCCCCCCCCGGACAGCAAGAAATGTTTCTTTGTCAAATGGGTAAGTAATCGCTGGCTTTCCTAATCTTATAAAGTCAAATACGACAGATGAATAGTCAGTGACTAATAACCGACCTGTAGACAACATATTTTCCCAGTTCAGATCTGACATATATTCAAACGAGACGCATGGGAGATTAAAGTCAATTTTAAATTTAGACATCTTGTGATGTAATACCAAAGTAATCTTATGATCATTTTCTCTTGCCCATTTTGACAATTTGGACGTTAGTTCAATAATGGAAAGGTAGTATTGGGAGTTTAGAAATTCATCCAAACTTTGGTGTTCTAGCCAATTTCTCCAAGTTGGAATATAAAGAATATTTTTGCATTGTTTTTTCGCAACTTCAGGAAGATAGTCATACCTCGAAAACCCGGTGACTTTAATAATATCTTCAGGAAATGAGTATTCGCTAATTAGATTT is part of the Vibrio aquimaris genome and encodes:
- the clcA gene encoding H(+)/Cl(-) exchange transporter ClcA is translated as MNTREKIKQSFLSKVPKDTINQFLSKDKTPLSVLALSLIVGILSGLVGTLFEMAVHFVSDTRTDWLKQAIGRLLPLWLAAILISAALAFIGYYLVHRFAPEAAGSGIPEIEGAMDGIRPVRWWRVLPVKFFGGMGALGSGMVLGREGPTVQMGGAIGRMVTDIFKVKNDDTQHSLLASGAAGGLAAAFNAPLAGIMFVVEEMRPQFRYSLISIRAVIISAISANIVFRYINGQDAVITMPQYQRPELAALWLFLLLGAMFGVFGVAFNRLINLSQDLFVKLHRNDRKRYLITGSCLGGFFGLMLLYLPEITGGGISLIPTITNGGYGAGVLIILFIARILTTLLCFASGAPGGIFAPMLALGTLFGYAFGLIVQTLFPELLISPGMFAIAGMGALFAATVRAPITGILLVIEMTNNYYLILPLIITCLGAVIVAQFLGGQPIYSQLLHRTLKNEKLRQEDLPCENKS
- a CDS encoding CobW family GTP-binding protein; this encodes MQTPTNIITGFLGSGKTTAILNLLKNKPANENWAVLVNEFGEIGIDGAILTQQGTLVKQVPGGCMCCAAGVPTSVAITSLLRSKPDRLIIEPTGLGHADKILATLTSEQFREHIDLKVTIALVDPRNLSNPKYLTNDNFIEQLSIADVVIGNKVDLSTAADIDAFNDWVAKQDPPKIDAHLVENGHFPIEILDNIRRNDPNQRVNLHTHHGDIAKPLTLSSGQHVLRRENSGQGYYSCGWLFSAQVEFCFDELLSMLSDLTAERIKGVMKTDKGVMTLNISHGVVSVSEASMSAKESRIEVIDSQKLPWEQLDAILQQLAGLS
- the ylqF gene encoding ribosome biogenesis GTPase YlqF; amino-acid sequence: MVNNTIQWFPGHMHKARKEIEEAIPQTDVIIEVLDARIPFSSENPMISEIRAGKPVVKVLNKRDLADPELTQLWIEHFEKEQDVKAMAITTSNPQEVNKILDLCRKLAPHREEIGKNIRTMIMGIPNVGKSTIINTLAGRTIAVTGNQPAVTRRQQRINLQNGIVLSDTPGILWPKVENPHSGFRLAATGAVKDTAMEYEEVAFYTVEYLAQAYPERLKERYQIEELPQSDIELMEEIGRKRGALRSGGRVDLHKCSEILLHELRNGTLGQVTLERPEMITKELVEVEIEATRKAELKAQKKEERRKRYLKNKR
- a CDS encoding TDT family transporter, which translates into the protein MNWRRFLKFHNVPPSQAALSLGIIGLGHAWALYVPEVGVFIRPYLVAIGALLLTPVLIKYLSNYRLFLNDLRKPLNGSLLAPMSMALLVLCDYLAVISPFIAYPLWFAALSLHLTMMVLFFFFQAKNFKLANIVPSWFLYPVGLISSSLAGTKFGHNVFSESLVTICIATYFVMLPVVLYRLMFLGRLPKRARPTLAIMAAPINLSLASYLVNFRQPDPILTGALAGIAITMTLTIYLCYFRLIRLKFQPSIAAVTFPSVISAIAMHRLTSFFEQYHPHWHWLHKFGFFELTIATGLVIWVTLRYIKMYWPELNLIKSA